A region from the Plutella xylostella chromosome 6, ilPluXylo3.1, whole genome shotgun sequence genome encodes:
- the LOC125488696 gene encoding uncharacterized protein LOC125488696, with translation MNVIISGVTSQLEDPNSDDDVIEVVRDEAPIEILSDGEEMERCKYSENIDNDFNFASVLHGDDVSNSEKHTDEVLDDPLIPVPAVSHDGNTSNETIQKHIQAVPVSIITHTSAVEHNYKQDCIENALAVNNDLAKTDERDSVNQDHENINIEDKQEPDPNPEEDKCITNDEKNVAASEDSQDNKTFDTEPAE, from the coding sequence ATGAACGTTATTATCAGCGGAGTAACTTCTCAATTAGAGGACCCCAATTCTGATGATGACGTTATCGAGGTTGTGAGAGATGAAGCCCCTATTGAAATATTATCGGATGGTGAAGAAATGGAACGTTGCAAGTATTCAGAGAATATAGATAATGACTTCAATTTCGCATCAGTTTTGCACGGTGATGACGTTTCAAATAGCGAAAAACACACAGACGAGGTATTGGATGATCCACTTATTCCGGTTCCTGCAGTATCTCATGATGGGAATACATCTAATGAGACCATACAGAAACATATACAGGCTGTGCCAGTTTCCATTATAACCCACACGTCTGCTGTCGAACACAATTACAAACAAGACTGCATTGAAAATGCCTTGGCCGTCAATAATGATTTAGCAAAAACAGACGAAAGAGATAGTGTAAACCAAGACcacgaaaatattaatattgaagATAAACAAGAACCGGATCCAAATCCCGAAGAAGATAAATGTATTACTAACGACGAAAAGAATGTCGCAGCGTCTGAAGATTCACAGGATAACAAAACTTTTGATACTGAACCAGCagaataa